In the genome of Candoia aspera isolate rCanAsp1 chromosome 1, rCanAsp1.hap2, whole genome shotgun sequence, one region contains:
- the DUSP8 gene encoding dual specificity protein phosphatase 8 isoform X2, with protein sequence MPLDVMIAPSEDQTWPDMHKGQMKLKIRVRRMKEGRDIRGGFATFSSCFPGLCEGKPTAILPMSISQPCLPVANVGPTRILPHLYLGSQKDVLNKDLMTQNGISYVLNASNSCPKPDFICDSHFMRIPVNDNYCEKLLPWLDKSIEFIDKAKVSSCQVIVHCLAGISRSATIAIAYIMKTMGMSSDDAYRFVKDRRPSISPNFNFLGQLLEYERSLKLLKALKAQGEKGEGESQQEYFESCDSNRPQILSTSEKPEEVLKSTILETSSIDSEQSLGISKIVSPMALQQGLNGLHLSSDRIQDTNRLKRSFSLDIKSAYCPSQRQDIPGPTEVGETPKLCKLDSPSGPSGSCQFSPVPDGSDWPSGSDYILEAKVRQRRKHRHQAGSPAHGLSLNFSGVCAMHKSTSMEDNLKQTLRLSLPNVGQQLAQPATTPSSAGTWGMHLESPSTPSSDNPWYFSTDSATGGKGSGSGTLFASATTYSSFSCSTIQASCEIRLRDKQRGEQRDVRHSWHEDTMPEKQFKRRSCQMEFEETLSESRSREDLGKISKQSSFSGSMEIIEVS encoded by the exons ATGCCTTTGGATGTTATGATTGCTCCCTCTGAGGACCAGACCTGGCCAGACATGCACAAGGGGCAGATGAAGCTGAAAATCAGGGTCAGGCGAATGAAGGAAGGCAGAGACATACGAG ggGGCTTTGCCACCTTCTcgtcttgcttcccaggactctGTGAAGGGAAACCAACTGCCATCCTGCCAATGAGTATCTCTCAGCCATGCTTGCCAGTGGCCAATGTTGGCCCAACCCGCATCTTGCCTCATCTCTATCTAGGTTCCCAGAAAGATGTCTTAAATAAG GACCTGATGACCCAGAATGGGATAAGCTATGTTCTCAATGCCAGCAACTCTTGTCCCAAACCAGATTTCATCTGTGACAGTCACTTCATGCGCATTCCAGTCAATGACAATTACTGTGAGAAACTCCTTCCCTGGCTGGATAAATCAATTGAGTTCATTG ATAAGGCCAAGGTTTCTAGCTGCCAGGTGATTGTGCACTGCTTGGCGGGGATTTCCCGATCAGCCACCATTGCCATTGCATACATCATGAAGACCATGGGCATGTCTTCAGATGATGCCTACAG GTTTGTCAAAGACAGACGTCCCTCCATATCACCCAATTTCAACTTCTTGGGTCAACTCCTAGAGTATGAGAGGAGTCTGAAGCTACTCAAGGCTTTGAAGGCCCAAGGAGAGAAAGGTGAAGGGGAATCCCAGCAAGAATACTTTGAGTCATGTGACAGTAACAGACCCCAGATTCTGTCTACCTCAGAAAAGCCTGAGGAGGTATTAAAAAGCACAATCTTGGAAACATCCTCCATTGACTCTGAGCAGTCACTAGGAATTTCAAAGATTGTCTCACCAATGGCATTGCAGCAAGGACTCAATGGGCTGCATTTATCTTCTGATCGCATCCAAGACACCAACCGACTAAAGCGTTCTTTTTCTCTGGACATCAAATCGGCCTACTGTCCTAGCCAAAGGCAGGATATACCGGGTCCTACAGAAGTAGGGGAAACTCCCAAGCTTTGTAAGCTGGACAGCCCTTCAGGTCCCAGTGGTTCGTGCCAGTTCTCTCCTGTTCCAGATGGCTCTGACTGGCCCAGTGGATCTGACTACATTCTAGAGGCCAAAGTACGACAGCGACGGAAGCACAGGCACCAAGCAGGCTCTCCTGCTCATGGGCTGAGCCTTAATTTCAGTGGGGTATGTGCCATGCACAAAAGCACCAGCATGGAGGACAATCTCAAGCAGACCCTTCGGCTGAGCCTTCCCAATGTAGGGCAGCAGCTGGCACAGCCAGCCACAACCCCATCCTCTGCTGGTACTTGGGGGATGCACTTGGAATCCCCGAGCACGCCTTCTTCTGACAACCCCTGGTACTTTAGCACAGACTCGGCAACAGGAGGCAAAGGCAGCGGGAGTGGGACTCTGTTTGCCAGTGCCACCACCTACTCCTCATTCAGCTGCAGCACAATCCAGGCAAGCTGTGAGATCAGATTGAGGGACAAGCAACGAGGAGAGCAGCGAGATGTGCGGCATAGCTGGCACGAGGACACCATGCCTGAGAAGCAGTTCAAAAGAAGAAGCTGCCAGATGGAATTTGAGGAAACCTTATCAGAGAGCAGATCTCGGGAAGACCTGGGCAAAATTAGCAAACAGTCTAGCTTTTCAGGCAGCATGGAGATTATAGAGGTGTCCTGA